A genomic window from Methanobacterium sp. BRmetb2 includes:
- a CDS encoding rubredoxin, with translation MDKYICEMCGYVYDPEEGDPASGIDPGTPFEELPDDWICPICGVGKDQFKKVD, from the coding sequence ATGGATAAATATATATGTGAGATGTGTGGATACGTATATGACCCCGAAGAAGGAGATCCTGCCTCAGGAATAGATCCAGGGACTCCTTTCGAGGAACTTCCAGACGACTGGATATGCCCTATTTGCGGTGTAGGTAAAGACCAGTTTAAAAAAGTAGATTAA
- a CDS encoding rubredoxin, whose product MDRYKCKICGYIYDPEVGDKRSGIKPGTPFEELPDDWICPSCGAPKRSFVKI is encoded by the coding sequence ATGGATCGGTATAAATGTAAAATTTGTGGTTATATCTACGACCCTGAAGTAGGGGATAAACGTTCAGGAATAAAACCAGGAACACCGTTTGAAGAATTGCCAGATGACTGGATATGTCCTTCCTGTGGTGCGCCAAAAAGATCATTTGTAAAAATATAA
- a CDS encoding rubredoxin has product MMAYKCSVCGYIYDPEKGEARSGIEPGTNFEDIPDSWACPHCGAGKIRFRPMNKRW; this is encoded by the coding sequence ATGATGGCCTATAAATGCTCAGTGTGTGGTTATATCTATGACCCGGAAAAAGGTGAGGCGAGGTCTGGAATTGAACCTGGAACAAATTTTGAAGATATACCTGACAGTTGGGCATGTCCTCACTGTGGAGCAGGGAAAATTCGTTTCCGGCCGATGAATAAAAGGTGGTAA
- a CDS encoding universal stress protein UspA produces the protein MFETILVPTDGSKFASKAEDVAIELAKKVDAKIVAVYVIDEKLIYPYSVLEEEGNNILKNVREKGEKEGVPVEEILIVGNPVHDMNKIAKKSNADTIVIGTHGRSGLEKLLMGSVAESTIKSTDIPVLLVKK, from the coding sequence ATGTTTGAAACAATTTTAGTTCCAACAGATGGCTCAAAATTCGCATCTAAAGCTGAAGATGTGGCTATAGAACTTGCAAAAAAGGTAGACGCCAAAATTGTAGCGGTATATGTAATTGATGAAAAGCTCATTTATCCATACTCTGTTCTAGAAGAAGAGGGGAATAACATCCTTAAAAATGTTAGAGAAAAAGGAGAAAAAGAAGGAGTTCCTGTTGAAGAAATATTGATTGTGGGAAATCCAGTCCATGATATGAATAAGATTGCAAAAAAGTCCAACGCCGATACCATTGTGATTGGAACTCATGGAAGAAGTGGTTTAGAAAAACTTCTAATGGGGAGCGTGGCAGAAAGCACCATAAAATCAACGGATATTCCTGTTCTGCTTGTTAAAAAATAG
- a CDS encoding ABC transporter ATP-binding protein — MIEVKNLSKTFQIKNGTEIKALDNISFKAEDGEIVGIIGMSGSGKSTLLRILRGVESFDHGEIIVDDIKLSPDSTPYYFTKLKKATAIHLQRSFGLWSETALQNVLRKLNGTKYGDEALTDFDNAFDEFGEEALEILNVVGLGNKKDHFAPVLSGGEKQRLIMARQLAKKPKILLLDEPATMSCPKTKQEILDAIKNINKKLGVTVILVSHLPEVHEYLADKLILMEKGKIIDEGNPKEIVGEFLKDIDSKYENVDDSKLGKPVIKVENLNRKFFLLKGGNVLQMENINFEINKGEISSIIGPSGSGKTVLLRMIAGLDFPDSGEVYFKLDGEWINMHEPGLLRMALRRKLGFMHQEFSLVHHSTVKEQIASRLGVKGENVIGEARKKAEEMGISDIILDVLYQLTDLPENEAKFRLENIGLDPEILHELFPSFPEKAVKEYAKPIFEALDLPLEILDRKSYELSGGQKVRATLALVLTSNPEVLILDEPFGDLDPLTLRNVSNALKKINKEFNTTIIMVSHHVDFIEEVSTRAIMIRDGELVMDGKPGKLCNEFIKISEAKYLKKRPLKTE; from the coding sequence ATGATAGAAGTAAAAAATTTATCCAAAACATTTCAAATTAAAAATGGTACAGAGATAAAAGCCTTAGATAATATTAGTTTTAAAGCAGAAGATGGAGAGATTGTTGGAATAATTGGGATGAGTGGTTCAGGAAAAAGCACTCTTTTAAGAATTTTACGAGGTGTGGAATCATTTGATCATGGCGAAATTATTGTAGATGATATCAAATTATCACCAGATTCTACCCCTTACTACTTCACTAAACTAAAAAAAGCAACCGCAATTCACCTACAGCGATCCTTTGGTTTATGGTCAGAAACTGCACTTCAAAATGTTTTAAGAAAGTTAAACGGAACTAAATATGGTGACGAGGCTTTAACTGATTTTGACAATGCTTTCGACGAATTTGGAGAAGAAGCATTAGAAATTTTGAATGTTGTAGGGCTAGGAAATAAAAAAGATCATTTTGCACCAGTATTAAGTGGGGGAGAAAAACAACGCTTAATTATGGCCAGGCAACTTGCAAAAAAACCAAAAATTTTATTATTAGATGAACCTGCAACTATGTCCTGTCCAAAAACTAAACAGGAAATTTTAGATGCAATTAAAAATATCAACAAAAAGTTAGGTGTTACAGTAATACTAGTTTCACATTTGCCGGAAGTTCATGAATATTTAGCTGATAAATTGATTTTAATGGAAAAAGGGAAAATTATCGACGAAGGAAATCCTAAAGAGATAGTTGGAGAATTTTTAAAGGATATTGACAGTAAATATGAAAACGTGGATGATTCCAAGTTAGGTAAACCTGTTATAAAGGTTGAAAATCTTAATCGAAAATTTTTCCTATTAAAAGGAGGAAATGTCCTTCAAATGGAAAATATCAATTTTGAAATAAATAAAGGAGAAATATCATCCATAATAGGACCCAGTGGATCTGGAAAAACGGTTTTACTTAGAATGATTGCTGGTCTAGATTTCCCTGATTCAGGTGAAGTTTATTTCAAGTTAGATGGTGAATGGATTAATATGCATGAGCCTGGACTTTTGAGAATGGCTTTAAGGCGTAAATTAGGATTTATGCATCAGGAATTTTCTCTAGTACATCATTCAACCGTGAAAGAGCAGATAGCCTCACGATTAGGAGTTAAAGGTGAGAATGTTATTGGTGAGGCCCGTAAAAAAGCAGAAGAAATGGGTATAAGTGATATTATTCTGGATGTTCTCTATCAACTCACTGACCTTCCAGAAAATGAAGCAAAATTCCGCTTAGAAAATATTGGACTAGACCCTGAAATTTTACACGAATTATTCCCTAGTTTCCCTGAAAAAGCTGTGAAAGAATATGCCAAACCTATTTTTGAAGCACTGGATTTACCATTGGAAATTCTTGATAGGAAATCTTATGAATTGTCTGGAGGCCAAAAAGTCCGGGCAACTTTAGCATTAGTTTTGACATCAAACCCAGAAGTATTGATACTTGACGAACCCTTTGGGGATCTGGACCCCCTAACTTTAAGAAATGTATCCAATGCCCTCAAGAAGATTAACAAAGAATTCAATACTACTATTATCATGGTAAGCCATCATGTTGATTTTATTGAAGAAGTTTCAACCAGGGCCATTATGATTCGAGATGGTGAATTAGTTATGGATGGTAAACCCGGAAAATTATGTAACGAATTTATTAAAATAAGTGAAGCTAAATACTTAAAAAAAAGACCACTTAAAACAGAATAA
- a CDS encoding nicotinamide-nucleotide adenylyltransferase, translating into MRGLLVGRMQPVHKGHLQVIKRILEEVNEIIICVGSAQLSHTIKDPFTAGERIMMLTKALSENGISASRYYIIPVQDIECNSVWAAHIKMLTPPFDHVYTGNPLVQRLFIEDDFEVTEPPLFNREIYSGTEVRRRILEKEDWQDLVPKSVIKVIKEIDGVERMKHLSKKEAH; encoded by the coding sequence ATGAGGGGTTTACTAGTTGGGAGAATGCAACCAGTTCATAAAGGTCATCTTCAGGTTATTAAACGAATTTTAGAAGAGGTTAATGAAATAATAATTTGTGTAGGCAGTGCTCAACTAAGCCACACCATTAAAGATCCTTTTACTGCAGGTGAAAGGATTATGATGCTTACTAAAGCCTTAAGTGAAAATGGTATATCTGCTTCCAGGTACTATATTATACCGGTACAGGATATAGAGTGCAATTCAGTATGGGCAGCACACATAAAAATGTTAACTCCTCCTTTTGACCATGTATACACAGGTAATCCTTTGGTTCAACGGCTTTTTATCGAAGACGACTTTGAAGTTACCGAACCTCCGCTTTTTAACCGTGAAATTTACTCGGGAACAGAAGTTCGAAGAAGAATACTTGAAAAGGAAGATTGGCAGGATTTAGTTCCAAAATCAGTTATCAAAGTAATCAAAGAGATAGATGGTGTAGAAAGGATGAAACATCTTTCCAAAAAGGAAGCTCATTAG
- a CDS encoding molybdenum cofactor biosynthesis protein MoaE: protein MMLIKIIEKGEDIVTINDLINYVEDNPKIDHCGAIFTFQGIVRSNEKDKKIKKLDLSTPNTKKTEKELETIIKKIKNKYKIIDVAVVHYVGEFYVGDPLFLVAVAGSHRQETREALNEIIEKTKHDLDFKKEEYTDSGKNIIMSGG, encoded by the coding sequence ATAATGCTGATTAAAATCATCGAGAAAGGTGAAGATATAGTAACAATCAATGATTTAATTAATTATGTTGAGGATAATCCAAAAATTGACCATTGTGGTGCAATATTCACATTTCAAGGAATAGTAAGAAGTAATGAAAAGGATAAAAAAATCAAAAAATTGGATTTGAGCACTCCAAATACTAAAAAGACAGAAAAAGAACTGGAAACTATTATAAAAAAAATCAAAAACAAGTATAAAATAATAGATGTTGCTGTAGTCCATTATGTAGGCGAATTTTATGTGGGAGATCCATTATTTTTAGTGGCTGTTGCTGGTTCTCATAGACAGGAAACCCGCGAAGCATTAAATGAAATTATTGAAAAAACGAAACATGATTTAGATTTTAAAAAAGAAGAATATACAGATAGTGGAAAGAATATTATTATGTCTGGAGGTTAA
- a CDS encoding phosphodiesterase: MKFIRDSVHGNLQLKNFEVKLVDTPQVQRLRRIKQLGFTYLVYPGANHTRFEHSMGAMFLASKLADHLDLDDDEKEIVRISAILHDVGHGPFSHVSEAVLDYSHEIFTSKVIKESQIADILSESFDPREIIDVINGKGPLGQIISGELDVDRMDYLLRDSHYTGVAYGVIDVERLIYNMKLKKNLVLDIKGVQAAESTLVARYFMYPSVYQHHTTRIVNSMFRRCLRKLFENGDVVQDKIYEYDDTDIISISRAKEGFIKEIMIRLDNRDLFKNVFCLKLDEIDYPEEIFKISREDIKKYEHEISEDLDIPADYVIIDVPEYPSFDEMRTLVSVDEDIVKLSEISSIVGALNAARFNHADLCIYLPENYAGRASTFSFEEYLNLGQK, from the coding sequence TTGAAATTTATAAGGGACAGTGTGCATGGGAATCTTCAATTAAAAAATTTTGAAGTTAAATTAGTGGATACGCCTCAAGTTCAAAGGCTTAGAAGAATTAAACAATTAGGTTTTACCTATCTGGTTTATCCTGGTGCCAACCACACCCGTTTTGAACATTCCATGGGGGCTATGTTTTTAGCATCAAAGTTAGCTGATCATCTTGATTTAGATGATGATGAAAAAGAAATAGTGAGAATTAGTGCTATTCTTCATGATGTGGGGCACGGCCCATTTTCACATGTATCTGAAGCTGTTTTAGATTATTCGCATGAAATTTTTACATCGAAGGTTATTAAAGAATCCCAAATTGCAGATATATTATCGGAATCATTCGATCCAAGGGAAATTATTGATGTAATTAATGGAAAAGGTCCACTAGGACAGATTATATCTGGAGAGTTGGATGTGGATCGAATGGATTATCTTCTTAGAGATTCCCATTACACAGGGGTTGCTTATGGAGTAATTGATGTGGAACGTCTTATATATAATATGAAACTTAAAAAAAATTTAGTTCTTGATATAAAAGGAGTTCAAGCTGCTGAATCAACTTTAGTAGCCCGTTATTTTATGTATCCCAGCGTTTATCAGCATCACACCACCCGTATTGTTAATTCCATGTTTAGAAGGTGTTTGAGAAAACTTTTTGAGAATGGAGACGTTGTTCAAGATAAAATTTATGAATATGATGATACTGATATTATTTCTATTTCTAGGGCTAAGGAAGGATTCATCAAGGAAATAATGATTCGGTTAGATAATAGAGATCTGTTTAAAAATGTATTCTGCTTAAAACTTGATGAAATAGACTATCCTGAGGAAATTTTTAAAATAAGTCGAGAAGATATTAAAAAATATGAACATGAAATTTCAGAGGATTTAGACATCCCTGCTGATTATGTTATAATTGATGTACCGGAATATCCTTCTTTTGACGAAATGCGGACTTTAGTATCAGTTGATGAAGATATAGTTAAATTAAGTGAGATATCTAGTATTGTAGGTGCTTTGAATGCTGCTCGTTTTAATCATGCAGATTTATGCATCTATCTACCAGAAAATTATGCTGGTAGAGCTTCAACATTTTCCTTTGAAGAATATCTTAACCTAGGACAAAAGTAA
- a CDS encoding aromatic acid decarboxylase, translated as MIIVAITGASGVIYGLNLLKALKDLEIDTSLVITNPASIILEHELGMDENDLKNLATRLYDSNDLTASINSGSCRFNSMVIVPCTMKTLSAIANGYASNAITRAADVALKEKRKLIVVPRETPLRSVHLENMLKISSEGGVILPAMPGFYHNPKNIDDMANFIAGKILDVMGIENHLFKRWHGEKP; from the coding sequence ATGATAATCGTAGCTATTACCGGTGCTAGTGGAGTTATATACGGATTAAATCTTTTAAAAGCTTTAAAAGATCTTGAAATAGATACTTCACTAGTTATTACAAATCCTGCAAGTATAATTTTGGAACATGAATTGGGCATGGATGAAAATGATCTAAAAAATCTTGCTACTCGTTTATATGACTCTAATGATCTTACTGCATCCATTAACAGTGGGTCTTGCCGTTTTAATTCAATGGTTATTGTGCCTTGTACCATGAAAACTTTGTCTGCCATAGCTAATGGATATGCCAGTAATGCCATAACCAGAGCAGCTGATGTGGCTCTCAAGGAAAAAAGAAAGTTAATTGTTGTTCCGCGTGAAACTCCACTAAGATCAGTTCATTTAGAAAACATGCTAAAAATTAGCAGTGAAGGTGGAGTAATTCTTCCTGCAATGCCTGGTTTTTATCATAATCCCAAAAACATTGATGATATGGCTAATTTTATTGCTGGTAAAATATTAGATGTGATGGGAATTGAAAACCATCTTTTCAAGCGCTGGCATGGTGAAAAACCATGA
- the cbiT gene encoding precorrin-6Y C5,15-methyltransferase (decarboxylating) subunit CbiT: protein MNDDSKFLKLDDVPGPTKEEVRCLVVCKSGVSNDDVVLEIGCGTGGLTSEFAKRAKKVYSIDKNPKAISLTSKNLKLQKLDKKVELIPGDALDVIDKIPKFDILMVGGSSGDLSQILKNGFSNLNENGRIIITAILLETRVDAIKSLQKLGLSPYIVDVSISRGKIIERGTMMYAQNPVAIIYAFKGK, encoded by the coding sequence ATGAATGATGATTCTAAATTTTTAAAATTAGATGATGTCCCCGGCCCAACCAAGGAAGAGGTTCGGTGCTTAGTTGTGTGTAAATCAGGCGTTTCTAATGATGATGTAGTTCTTGAAATTGGATGTGGCACTGGAGGTTTAACCTCTGAATTTGCAAAAAGGGCTAAAAAAGTTTATTCTATTGACAAAAATCCCAAGGCAATTAGTTTAACCTCAAAAAATTTAAAACTGCAAAAACTTGATAAGAAAGTGGAACTTATTCCTGGAGATGCCCTTGATGTAATAGATAAAATCCCAAAATTTGATATTTTAATGGTCGGTGGAAGTAGCGGCGATCTTTCTCAAATCCTTAAAAATGGGTTTTCCAATCTCAATGAAAACGGCAGGATTATCATTACTGCAATCTTGCTTGAAACACGTGTTGATGCAATAAAATCCTTACAAAAATTGGGTTTGTCACCATACATTGTAGATGTGTCCATTTCAAGAGGTAAAATAATTGAGAGAGGAACTATGATGTATGCCCAAAATCCTGTAGCAATTATATACGCGTTTAAGGGCAAATAA
- a CDS encoding pseudomurein-binding protein yields MKRLTLEQYREMVDEVIEFKKQNGEMPEFTMINGTKIEKKNIIDIIERVNKFVLEMGRNPRSVDIQTFDVEQYNLVTMK; encoded by the coding sequence ATGAAGAGACTAACTTTAGAACAGTATAGAGAAATGGTTGATGAAGTAATAGAATTTAAAAAGCAAAATGGTGAAATGCCTGAATTCACCATGATAAACGGAACAAAAATTGAGAAAAAAAATATTATTGATATAATTGAAAGGGTTAATAAGTTCGTTCTCGAGATGGGCCGAAACCCTCGAAGTGTAGATATCCAAACCTTTGATGTTGAGCAATACAATTTAGTTACAATGAAGTAA
- a CDS encoding molybdenum cofactor guanylyltransferase, whose product MKSCIILCGGKGIRMGRDKGSLFLDDKPMILHSINNLKDFFDEILIVLRDKKQIDVYKKIVKKKEYQQTSILFLNDKIPDQGPLAGIMTGLSKIKSDHALILPCDSPFVSESFIKNIFYYFEKENSYQKTNKYDGIIPQWDDGKIEPLHSIYKKKAVPKIEKLLKNGVNDVKSLTQCLKMKYINVKYLDESKDSFKNINRPEDITSL is encoded by the coding sequence ATGAAATCTTGCATAATATTATGTGGGGGTAAAGGCATAAGAATGGGTAGAGATAAAGGATCACTTTTCTTAGATGATAAACCCATGATTTTACATAGTATAAATAATTTAAAAGATTTTTTTGATGAAATATTAATTGTACTTCGAGATAAAAAGCAAATTGATGTTTATAAAAAGATTGTTAAAAAAAAAGAATATCAGCAAACCTCCATATTATTTTTAAATGATAAAATACCGGATCAAGGTCCTCTTGCAGGAATAATGACTGGTTTATCAAAAATAAAATCTGATCATGCTTTAATATTACCCTGCGATTCTCCATTCGTATCTGAATCATTTATAAAAAACATTTTCTATTATTTTGAAAAAGAAAATTCATATCAAAAAACTAATAAATATGATGGAATTATTCCCCAGTGGGATGATGGAAAAATAGAGCCACTACACTCTATCTACAAAAAAAAGGCCGTACCTAAAATTGAAAAACTCCTTAAAAATGGAGTAAATGATGTTAAATCTTTGACTCAATGTTTAAAGATGAAATATATTAATGTTAAATATTTAGATGAGTCAAAAGACAGTTTTAAAAATATTAACCGCCCAGAAGATATTACTTCATTGTAA
- a CDS encoding IMP dehydrogenase, whose product MYSKKLKDAEVGYTFDDFLIIPNPSSVEPKDVNTVARVSKNHDLNIPVVSSAMDTVTESEMAIAIAQEGGLGVIHRNMTIHEQVEEVKKVKRSSDLTIRDVITTEPYATLKDAHEIMESQEISGLPVVKNEKVIGIISRRDIKPILNSDAQKKVKEIMTEEVVTISEDIPPEEALDIAYENKVERLPVVRNDKIVGIVTIKDILERKKYPNASRDKKGRFLVAAATGPFDLERAMDLDEAGADIIAVDCAHAHNLNVVKYAGTIKENIDADLIVGNIATKKAAEDLIAQGVDGLKVGIGPGSMCTTRIIAGVGVPQLTAVSEVADVAGEYDVPIIADGGLRYSGDIAKAIAVGADSVMLGNLLAGTYEAPGEVVIMNGRKYKQYRGMGSLGAMTGGFGAGTDRYFQEVKGPMKHAKLVPEGVEGVVPYKGPVSEILFQLVGGLKASMGYSGAKDIKKMQEKARLIRITASGITESHPHDLLITNESPNYPSTRLM is encoded by the coding sequence ATGTACTCTAAGAAGTTAAAAGATGCAGAAGTTGGTTATACATTTGATGATTTTTTAATTATTCCCAACCCTTCATCTGTTGAACCAAAAGATGTGAACACTGTAGCCAGGGTCTCTAAAAACCATGATTTAAATATACCTGTGGTAAGTTCGGCCATGGATACTGTTACTGAATCTGAGATGGCAATTGCTATTGCACAGGAAGGCGGTCTTGGTGTAATTCATCGAAACATGACCATACATGAACAGGTCGAAGAAGTGAAAAAGGTAAAAAGATCCAGTGATCTTACTATAAGAGATGTTATAACCACAGAACCCTATGCTACCTTAAAAGATGCCCATGAAATCATGGAATCACAAGAAATCAGCGGACTACCTGTTGTAAAAAATGAAAAAGTTATTGGTATTATAAGTAGAAGGGATATTAAACCTATATTAAACTCTGATGCTCAAAAAAAGGTTAAGGAAATAATGACTGAAGAGGTAGTAACTATCTCTGAAGATATACCTCCTGAAGAAGCATTAGATATAGCCTACGAAAACAAGGTTGAAAGACTTCCCGTGGTTAGAAATGACAAAATCGTGGGAATTGTAACTATAAAAGATATATTGGAACGGAAAAAATATCCAAATGCATCCCGAGACAAGAAAGGACGATTTTTGGTAGCTGCAGCCACAGGACCTTTTGATCTAGAACGTGCTATGGATTTAGATGAGGCTGGTGCAGATATCATAGCTGTGGATTGTGCCCATGCCCATAATTTGAATGTAGTAAAGTATGCAGGAACAATAAAAGAAAATATTGATGCCGATCTTATCGTTGGTAACATAGCCACCAAAAAAGCAGCAGAAGATTTGATTGCACAAGGAGTTGATGGGTTAAAAGTTGGTATTGGTCCTGGATCAATGTGCACAACCCGCATAATTGCCGGTGTAGGAGTTCCGCAACTAACTGCTGTATCGGAAGTTGCAGATGTTGCAGGAGAGTATGATGTTCCGATAATAGCCGACGGAGGGCTAAGATATTCAGGCGACATTGCCAAAGCAATAGCTGTAGGTGCTGACTCTGTAATGCTTGGAAACTTACTTGCAGGAACATACGAAGCTCCCGGCGAGGTAGTGATAATGAATGGAAGAAAATATAAACAGTATCGAGGTATGGGATCCCTAGGAGCAATGACTGGTGGATTCGGAGCTGGAACTGACAGATATTTCCAGGAAGTCAAAGGACCAATGAAACACGCCAAATTAGTACCAGAGGGTGTTGAAGGCGTAGTTCCTTATAAAGGACCAGTAAGCGAAATTTTATTCCAGTTGGTAGGCGGACTGAAAGCATCTATGGGTTACAGTGGTGCGAAAGATATTAAAAAAATGCAGGAAAAAGCCAGATTAATTAGAATAACTGCCAGCGGCATAACCGAAAGCCATCCCCATGACCTTTTGATAACCAATGAAAGTCCTAATTATCCAAGCACTCGACTAATGTAA
- a CDS encoding lactate utilization protein B/C: MNKSHLKTMRQSFQLMEQRRKDLLDDKTTKDLIDRVKNIRENAIDNLPILIESVKNRFKENGIELEYAETADDALGIIHKIIGNNKIIGKSKSNTISEIGLSDYLKSKQVKLVETDLGDRIVQLNPENNKSCHPIGPALHLNIERIAEIVSENLGSKVNPEPREIIDIVKSNVLEELSECSIGITGANSVAADDGSIVIVHNEGNVNLVSMMDTHIVLVGIDKLVTTIEEAISVVKLETMYATGTRVPSYINIISGPSKTADIEKRLIEDMYGAKKVVVILMDNGRSSALKKCLWCIGCGSCIVSCPVYNAVGFDFGYRGYLGGRGVAFSKFIKNQETSFKSGLFSCTLCGLCTLECPVNIPTNEIIEKLRIGSVKSGCFHQKHVKIVDNIKKKGSPF, from the coding sequence ATGAATAAGTCCCATTTAAAAACTATGAGGCAATCATTTCAATTGATGGAACAGCGCAGGAAAGATTTGTTAGACGATAAAACAACTAAAGACCTTATAGATAGAGTTAAAAATATAAGGGAAAACGCTATAGATAATCTGCCTATTTTGATAGAGAGTGTTAAGAATCGATTTAAAGAAAATGGAATAGAATTAGAATATGCAGAAACTGCTGATGATGCCCTTGGAATTATCCATAAAATTATAGGTAATAATAAGATAATTGGCAAATCCAAATCAAATACTATATCTGAAATAGGCCTTTCAGATTATCTAAAATCTAAACAAGTAAAACTTGTAGAAACTGATTTAGGCGATAGAATTGTTCAGCTAAATCCTGAAAACAATAAATCATGTCACCCTATTGGTCCAGCTCTTCATTTGAATATAGAGAGAATTGCAGAGATTGTTTCAGAAAATTTAGGTTCTAAGGTAAATCCTGAACCACGGGAAATTATAGATATAGTAAAATCCAATGTACTGGAAGAATTATCAGAATGTTCAATAGGCATAACTGGAGCCAATTCCGTGGCTGCTGATGATGGATCAATTGTTATTGTACATAACGAAGGTAATGTAAACCTGGTTTCAATGATGGATACACATATAGTATTAGTGGGTATAGACAAGCTAGTAACTACTATAGAAGAGGCAATATCCGTAGTGAAACTGGAAACTATGTATGCTACAGGTACCAGAGTCCCCTCATATATTAATATTATCTCTGGACCTTCAAAAACTGCAGATATTGAAAAAAGATTGATAGAAGATATGTATGGTGCCAAAAAAGTTGTGGTAATACTAATGGATAATGGAAGAAGCAGTGCACTAAAAAAATGTTTATGGTGTATTGGGTGTGGAAGTTGTATTGTTTCCTGTCCTGTTTACAATGCTGTGGGATTTGACTTTGGATACCGTGGTTATTTAGGAGGAAGAGGTGTTGCTTTTAGTAAATTTATTAAAAACCAGGAAACATCATTCAAATCTGGACTGTTTTCATGTACTTTATGCGGTTTATGTACCCTGGAATGTCCCGTGAATATTCCCACTAACGAAATTATAGAAAAATTACGTATAGGTTCTGTAAAATCAGGATGTTTCCACCAAAAACATGTTAAAATTGTAGATAACATAAAGAAAAAAGGAAGTCCCTTCTAA